A segment of the Superficieibacter sp. HKU1 genome:
TGCCAGCTGGCGGCATGGGAGAAGAACGCAGCGCTGAGAAGCAGGCCGCAAAGCAGGGATTTTGCAGTTTTCATAGTCATACTCACGTTGAACAGGACCGATTTTTTATGAGTATACCTCCCCTGCGGGCAAGAATTATCTCAATACTCTTTGCCCGTCACGCGGCTGCGGTAGCTGTCCCAGTTGAAGATGACCCACAAGCTGTTGCCGAGACGCATCCGGTCCATAACGCGCTCGCCAAGCAGTTTGTTCATCTCTTCGATGTTGCTATTGGTTAGCATCCCGGTTGGACGTTTGGAAGAGGAGCGGCGGTCGACGATCTGATTAATGATCACTTTTTCATAGCGCGATTCGTTCTGCATACCAATCTCATCGATCACCAGCAGATCGACACGACTCAGATCGGTGAGCAATTGTTCTTCGCTGGTTTCCCGGTTGCCGAACGAGTCTTTCATCGCCGACATGATATCGGCTACCGTAATGATCAGCACCGATTTGCCGCGCAGCAGCAACTCATTACAGATCGCCGCTGCCAGATGGTTTTTACCGGTGCCGGGCTTGCCGGAAAAGATGAAGCTGGCGATATTACCGTCAAACTCTTCAACATACTGCCGCGCCCTGGCCAGCGCGTTCATTTGCCCTTCGCTCTCCACGCGGTAGTTTTCAAAAGAACAGTTTTGATGCAGAGGGCGAATGCCGGAGCGGTTAAAGGTTCGCTGCATTTTCATCGCCCGGTTTTCACGTTCGATGGCGGCGGAACGGATGTCTCCCTGCTCCTTTTGCCAGGCCAGCAGTTCTTCACCC
Coding sequences within it:
- the dnaC gene encoding DNA replication protein DnaC, producing MKNVGELMKRLQNVMPSHVKPAFKTGEELLAWQKEQGDIRSAAIERENRAMKMQRTFNRSGIRPLHQNCSFENYRVESEGQMNALARARQYVEEFDGNIASFIFSGKPGTGKNHLAAAICNELLLRGKSVLIITVADIMSAMKDSFGNRETSEEQLLTDLSRVDLLVIDEIGMQNESRYEKVIINQIVDRRSSSKRPTGMLTNSNIEEMNKLLGERVMDRMRLGNSLWVIFNWDSYRSRVTGKEY